A region from the Mucilaginibacter sp. CSA2-8R genome encodes:
- a CDS encoding aminotransferase class I/II-fold pyridoxal phosphate-dependent enzyme has protein sequence MSVSVLAQTLKGSEIIKIGNEINELKRQGQQIANLTIGDFDPHIYPIPAELQQGIIEAYQDHQTNYPPADGLLDLRKQVATFLAEQHHIEVTPNEVLIASGSRPLIYSTFLALIDPGDKVIYPLPSWNNNHYAHITGAQEIQISTTPENNFLPKAGDIAPHIKGATLLCLCSPQNPTGTMFEKADLEEICDLVIAENASRQPGEKPLYIMYDQIYAMLTFGKKHYDPVTLRPELKDYTLYIDGISKCLAATGVRVGWGFGPEKVIAQMKSIVGHMGAWAPKAEQVATAKYLQQTDALHQYLNNFSGRVQESLSTLYNGFKQLKDEGLAVDAIEPMGAIYLTVKVDYIGKTTPDGQVLQTSADINFYLIKAAKVALVPFSAFGTGEDVTWFRASVGTSTLEDIQNMIPRIREALSALK, from the coding sequence ATGAGTGTATCGGTTTTGGCTCAAACCTTAAAAGGTTCTGAGATTATTAAAATAGGAAACGAGATAAACGAACTTAAACGCCAGGGCCAGCAAATTGCCAACTTAACCATCGGCGATTTTGACCCGCATATCTACCCTATCCCTGCCGAATTGCAGCAGGGTATTATTGAGGCCTATCAGGACCATCAAACCAATTATCCGCCGGCTGACGGATTACTGGACCTGCGCAAACAGGTGGCTACATTTTTAGCCGAACAGCACCACATTGAAGTAACCCCTAATGAGGTTTTAATTGCCAGCGGATCGCGTCCTTTAATTTACTCTACTTTTTTAGCTCTGATTGATCCGGGAGATAAGGTAATCTATCCATTACCATCATGGAATAATAACCACTACGCTCATATTACCGGCGCGCAGGAAATACAAATCAGCACCACGCCCGAAAATAACTTTTTACCTAAAGCAGGTGATATTGCCCCGCACATTAAAGGAGCTACATTGCTGTGCTTATGTTCGCCGCAAAACCCTACCGGTACCATGTTTGAGAAAGCCGACCTGGAAGAGATTTGCGACCTGGTGATTGCCGAAAACGCGTCGCGCCAGCCCGGCGAAAAACCACTGTACATTATGTACGACCAAATTTATGCCATGCTCACTTTTGGCAAAAAGCATTATGACCCGGTTACCCTGCGCCCCGAATTAAAAGATTATACCTTATACATTGACGGCATTTCGAAATGTTTGGCTGCCACTGGTGTACGTGTGGGTTGGGGCTTTGGACCAGAAAAGGTTATTGCCCAAATGAAATCTATTGTTGGCCACATGGGTGCCTGGGCACCAAAGGCAGAACAAGTAGCTACCGCCAAGTATCTGCAGCAAACTGATGCTTTGCACCAATACCTCAATAATTTTAGCGGCCGCGTACAGGAAAGCCTGAGCACACTGTACAACGGCTTTAAGCAACTGAAGGACGAAGGTTTAGCTGTGGATGCTATTGAGCCTATGGGCGCTATTTACTTGACGGTAAAAGTTGATTACATTGGCAAAACCACACCTGATGGCCAGGTATTGCAAACATCAGCCGATATTAATTTTTATCTGATAAAAGCGGCCAAAGTAGCTTTAGTGCCGTTCTCGGCATTTGGCACCGGCGAGGATGTAACCTGGTTCCGTGCATCGGTAGGCACCTCAACACTCGAAGACATCCAGAACATGATACCGCGAATTCGCGAAGCCTTAAGCGCACTGAAATAG
- a CDS encoding acyl-CoA desaturase: MIIIIFFFCHWFLSLFFQTFYLHRYAAHKMFSTPKVTERIFHTLTFICQGSSFLNPRAYAIMHREHHAYSDTEKDPHSPHFFTDVFQMMYKTAISFRIYEKRIREPEAQFRGNYPEWRLLDYYGSHTVTRIGFGLLYVAFYAAFADAWWQWLLLPIQFIMGPLHGAIVNWCGHKYGYSNFDNGDKSKNTTPFDFLMLGELFQNNHHKRPNSPNFGARWFEIDPVYPVMKVMHWMRIIRLRKPSAV; encoded by the coding sequence GTGATTATTATTATTTTTTTCTTCTGCCACTGGTTTTTATCCTTGTTTTTTCAAACGTTTTACCTGCACCGGTATGCGGCTCATAAAATGTTCAGCACGCCAAAAGTAACTGAACGTATTTTTCACACGCTTACCTTTATTTGCCAGGGATCATCGTTTCTAAATCCGCGTGCGTATGCAATTATGCACCGCGAACATCACGCTTACAGCGATACCGAAAAAGACCCGCATTCGCCGCACTTTTTTACGGATGTGTTTCAGATGATGTATAAAACTGCAATCAGTTTCAGAATTTATGAAAAGCGTATACGCGAGCCCGAAGCCCAATTCAGAGGCAACTATCCGGAGTGGCGTTTGCTTGACTATTATGGTTCGCATACTGTTACCCGTATTGGGTTCGGCTTGTTATATGTAGCCTTTTACGCCGCTTTTGCTGATGCCTGGTGGCAGTGGTTGTTGTTACCTATCCAGTTTATCATGGGCCCTTTACATGGCGCTATTGTAAACTGGTGCGGACACAAATACGGCTACTCAAACTTTGACAATGGTGATAAATCTAAAAACACCACCCCTTTCGACTTTTTAATGCTGGGTGAGCTTTTCCAGAACAATCACCACAAACGCCCTAACAGCCCTAACTTTGGTGCCCGCTGGTTTGAAATTGACCCGGTTTACCCGGTGATGAAAGTAATGCACTGGATGCGCATTATCCGCTTACGCAAGCCGTCGGCTGTTTAA
- a CDS encoding LLM class flavin-dependent oxidoreductase, whose translation MMMNAIKLSVLDQSPVRKGVTAAQAVHETVELAKLADALGYTRYWVSEHHNTGSLAGSTPEVLIAHLAGQTKYLRIGSGGVMLPNHSALKVAENFRMLEALFPGRIDLGMGRAPGTDRLTASVLNPSNQFNEQDFAEQLMDLQNYFHDTAEDGPVAARIRAIPMIDTVPAQWLLSSSGQSSLYAAHFGMGFSFAHFINPIGGANAIDLYRARFEPSEDLALPEANVAIFAFCSEDEEKLRQHQAIMDYRFIQFEKGGGINPLGYDDVKNATYTLQEQERIQINRRRVISGTPQQMKTIITKLANTYQVDEVMLVTITEHFEDRLESYRLLARQFELDMSRQSAHEHFLQ comes from the coding sequence ATGATGATGAATGCTATTAAACTAAGTGTGCTCGACCAGTCGCCGGTACGAAAAGGGGTAACGGCAGCGCAGGCCGTACATGAAACGGTGGAGCTGGCTAAACTGGCCGACGCGTTAGGCTACACCCGTTATTGGGTATCAGAACATCATAATACCGGTAGCCTGGCAGGTTCAACCCCCGAGGTTTTGATTGCTCACCTGGCTGGGCAAACCAAATACCTGCGCATAGGGTCGGGGGGCGTTATGCTGCCTAACCATAGTGCTTTAAAAGTTGCCGAAAATTTCAGGATGCTGGAAGCCCTGTTTCCGGGCCGTATTGATTTAGGTATGGGCCGTGCACCGGGTACCGACCGGCTGACAGCCTCCGTGCTCAATCCTTCTAACCAGTTTAACGAGCAGGACTTTGCCGAACAATTGATGGACTTGCAAAACTATTTTCATGACACGGCCGAAGATGGGCCGGTAGCTGCCCGCATCAGAGCTATACCCATGATTGATACTGTGCCGGCGCAATGGCTGCTTAGCTCGAGCGGGCAAAGTAGTTTGTATGCGGCTCATTTTGGTATGGGCTTTTCGTTCGCACACTTTATTAACCCTATAGGTGGAGCCAATGCTATCGACCTTTACCGGGCACGGTTCGAACCGTCTGAAGATTTAGCACTGCCCGAAGCCAACGTGGCGATCTTTGCCTTTTGCTCAGAAGATGAAGAAAAATTAAGGCAGCACCAGGCTATAATGGATTATCGCTTTATACAGTTTGAAAAAGGTGGTGGAATTAATCCGTTAGGCTATGATGACGTTAAAAATGCTACTTATACCCTGCAGGAGCAGGAACGTATCCAAATTAACCGACGCCGCGTCATCAGCGGTACGCCCCAACAAATGAAAACTATCATTACTAAATTGGCTAACACTTACCAGGTTGACGAGGTAATGCTGGTGACCATTACTGAACACTTTGAAGACCGCCTGGAATCATACCGATTACTGGCCCGTCAGTTTGAACTGGACATGAGCAGACAAAGTGCCCATGAACATTTTTTGCAATAA
- a CDS encoding ATP-binding protein, with protein MNNAVKQFRLSKMVEEIEDYAILLLDENGNIENWNKGAEKIKGYKASEIIGKNFRLFYTDEDRENLKPESLIETAKTKGKAISEGWRVRKDGSQFWGSIVITAIHDEQGSIVGFTKVTRDLTDKMLAAEAIQQHLKELQLKNKELEQFVYIASHDLQEPLLTVSSFVELFKEEYGHLFDGDGQLYMEYINQATSRMRNLIKDLLDYSHIGRENGIRKVDVNGLLANIVSDLDQRIAVTGAQIIYGQMPSVTAYATELRQLFQNLIINALKFYRKDVPPVIEISAEPFKKGWRFNVSDNGIGIEPQHEEKIFLIFQRLHNREEFSGNGIGLANCKKIAVMHNGDISVKSVPGKGSVFSFTIAL; from the coding sequence ATGAACAACGCAGTGAAGCAGTTTCGGCTGTCAAAGATGGTTGAAGAAATTGAAGACTACGCGATACTGCTGTTAGATGAGAACGGGAATATTGAAAACTGGAACAAAGGCGCTGAAAAGATAAAAGGGTACAAAGCGAGCGAAATTATCGGAAAGAATTTCAGGCTGTTTTACACGGATGAAGACCGCGAAAACCTCAAACCAGAATCACTTATAGAAACTGCTAAAACAAAAGGCAAGGCCATAAGCGAAGGTTGGCGGGTGCGTAAAGACGGCAGCCAATTTTGGGGAAGCATTGTTATTACTGCTATACACGATGAACAGGGTAGTATTGTAGGATTTACTAAAGTAACGCGCGATTTAACCGACAAAATGCTGGCGGCCGAAGCCATACAGCAACACCTGAAAGAGCTACAGCTAAAAAATAAGGAACTGGAACAGTTCGTTTACATTGCCTCTCACGATTTACAGGAGCCTTTACTTACCGTAAGCAGCTTTGTAGAATTGTTTAAAGAAGAGTACGGGCATTTATTTGACGGTGACGGGCAGCTTTATATGGAGTACATTAATCAAGCAACCAGCCGGATGCGCAACCTCATCAAAGATTTGCTCGACTACTCGCATATTGGTAGAGAAAATGGCATAAGGAAAGTTGATGTTAATGGGTTGCTGGCCAATATTGTAAGTGATTTAGACCAGCGTATTGCTGTAACAGGAGCGCAAATTATTTATGGCCAGATGCCATCTGTAACCGCGTATGCTACTGAGTTAAGGCAGCTTTTTCAAAACCTGATTATTAATGCGCTTAAATTTTACCGTAAAGATGTGCCGCCTGTAATTGAAATAAGTGCAGAGCCTTTTAAAAAAGGGTGGCGATTTAATGTAAGCGATAATGGAATAGGTATTGAGCCGCAGCACGAAGAAAAGATTTTTTTAATATTTCAGCGTTTACATAACCGTGAAGAGTTTTCGGGCAATGGGATTGGGTTAGCAAATTGCAAAAAGATAGCTGTGATGCACAACGGAGATATTAGTGTAAAGTCGGTGCCGGGTAAAGGCAGCGTATTTAGTTTTACTATTGCATTATAA
- a CDS encoding response regulator gives MPKIKDLECVLLIDDDKPTNLIHKKVIEKTGLEVEVQALSSASEALDFLTSTGKYEQTDQMSKPGIIFLDINMPGMNGWEFMEAYQQLSDSQKARIVVIMLTTSLNNSDRERALRDKNITTFYHKPLRANMVMDLVNQHFDANL, from the coding sequence ATGCCAAAAATTAAAGACCTGGAGTGTGTGCTGTTGATTGACGATGATAAGCCCACCAACCTGATTCATAAAAAGGTAATTGAAAAAACAGGATTGGAAGTAGAAGTACAGGCCCTATCCTCAGCTAGCGAAGCACTCGATTTTTTAACCAGCACCGGTAAATATGAGCAGACCGATCAAATGAGCAAGCCGGGCATTATTTTTTTAGACATCAATATGCCGGGAATGAACGGGTGGGAATTTATGGAAGCTTACCAGCAATTGAGCGACAGCCAGAAAGCGCGCATTGTGGTTATTATGCTTACTACCTCGCTCAACAACTCTGACCGCGAACGTGCCCTGCGTGATAAAAACATTACCACTTTTTATCATAAACCATTACGTGCTAATATGGTGATGGATTTGGTGAATCAGCATTTTGATGCCAATTTATAA
- the rplM gene encoding 50S ribosomal protein L13 encodes MNTLSYKTVSANKKTVNKQWVVVDAEGEILGRLTSKIAAIIRGKHKPGFTPNVDCGDNVIVINADKVKLTGNKFADKQYVSYTGYPGGQRFISPKELMAKFPERVIEKAVRGMLPKNRLGRAIYGNLHVYAGAQHPHAAQNPTTINF; translated from the coding sequence GTGAATACGTTAAGTTACAAAACTGTCTCAGCCAACAAAAAAACCGTTAACAAACAATGGGTTGTTGTTGACGCGGAAGGCGAGATTTTGGGGCGCTTGACCTCTAAGATTGCTGCAATCATCAGAGGTAAACACAAACCAGGCTTCACTCCAAACGTAGACTGCGGTGATAACGTTATTGTTATCAATGCAGACAAGGTAAAACTGACCGGAAACAAATTTGCCGACAAGCAATACGTTTCTTACACTGGTTATCCAGGTGGTCAGCGTTTCATTTCTCCTAAGGAGTTAATGGCTAAATTCCCTGAGCGCGTTATTGAGAAAGCCGTTCGTGGTATGTTACCTAAAAATCGTTTGGGCCGTGCCATTTATGGCAACCTGCACGTTTATGCCGGTGCTCAGCATCCGCATGCTGCGCAAAACCCTACAACCATTAACTTTTAA
- the rpsI gene encoding 30S ribosomal protein S9: MPTTNTSGRRKTAVARVYLNEGNGALTVNGKDYKEYFPTLPLQYVATQSLLVSGSEGKFDIMVNVAGGGVKGQAEAVRLAIAKAIVELDAEKKPALRAKGLMTRDDRMVERKKPGRRKARRKFQFSKR; encoded by the coding sequence ATGCCAACAACTAACACTTCAGGTAGAAGAAAAACAGCTGTTGCCCGCGTTTACTTAAACGAAGGTAACGGTGCCCTTACCGTTAACGGTAAAGATTACAAAGAGTATTTCCCAACCTTGCCATTACAATACGTTGCTACCCAATCTTTACTGGTTTCCGGTTCAGAAGGTAAATTCGATATTATGGTAAATGTTGCCGGTGGTGGTGTAAAAGGACAGGCAGAAGCCGTTCGTTTAGCTATCGCTAAGGCTATTGTTGAACTTGATGCTGAGAAAAAACCTGCATTACGTGCCAAAGGCTTAATGACTCGTGATGACCGTATGGTTGAGCGTAAAAAACCAGGACGTCGTAAAGCACGCAGGAAATTCCAATTCAGTAAACGTTAA
- the rpsB gene encoding 30S ribosomal protein S2, producing the protein MARTTYQDLLDAGVHFGHLTRKWDPKMAQYIFMERNGIHIIDLNKTLTKVEEAASAIKQIVKSGRKVLFVATKKQAKDIVADYAKTVNMPFVTERWLGGMLTNFATVRKSIKKMSNIDKLTKDGTYSNLSKKERLMIQRERIKLETLLGGISDLNRLPAALFLIDVKKEHIAVSEALKLNIPTFAMVDTNSDPSNIDFPIPANDDATKSISLVTGIIIQAIQEGLDERKREKEDETEKEGAAAKAKVDGGSDAAANEGTRRRRVAAETEAPSDAVDTTATEGNGAA; encoded by the coding sequence ATGGCAAGAACAACATATCAGGATTTACTGGATGCAGGTGTACACTTTGGCCACCTTACCCGTAAATGGGATCCGAAAATGGCGCAGTACATTTTCATGGAGCGTAATGGTATCCACATTATCGATTTAAATAAAACCTTAACCAAGGTTGAAGAAGCTGCTTCAGCTATAAAACAAATTGTAAAATCAGGCCGTAAAGTTTTGTTTGTAGCTACCAAGAAACAAGCAAAAGATATCGTTGCCGATTATGCAAAAACAGTAAACATGCCTTTCGTAACCGAGCGTTGGTTAGGTGGTATGTTAACTAACTTTGCTACCGTGCGCAAGTCAATCAAAAAGATGTCAAACATCGACAAATTGACTAAAGATGGTACTTACAGCAATCTTTCTAAAAAAGAGCGTCTGATGATTCAGCGTGAGCGTATTAAATTGGAAACTTTGTTAGGTGGTATTTCTGATTTAAACCGTTTACCGGCTGCATTGTTCCTGATCGACGTTAAGAAAGAGCATATCGCTGTATCTGAAGCTTTGAAGTTAAACATTCCTACCTTTGCAATGGTAGATACTAACTCTGACCCTTCAAACATCGATTTCCCTATTCCGGCTAACGATGACGCTACCAAATCAATTTCATTGGTTACCGGTATCATTATCCAGGCTATTCAGGAAGGTTTAGATGAGCGTAAACGCGAAAAAGAAGACGAAACTGAAAAAGAAGGTGCTGCTGCAAAAGCAAAAGTTGATGGCGGCAGTGATGCTGCTGCTAACGAAGGCACCCGTCGTCGTCGTGTAGCTGCTGAAACTGAAGCACCATCAGACGCTGTTGATACTACAGCCACTGAAGGTAACGGCGCTGCTTAA
- the tsf gene encoding translation elongation factor Ts — protein MSTVQISASDVNKLRQQTGAGMMDCKKALTETNGDFEAAIDYLRKKGAKVAASRQDRESNEGVVIARTSEDGKRGVIISLNCETDFVAKNAEFIAFANAIANGAVQHLPATIDDLNNLEIDTETSRVKIGEAITDMTGKIGEKIGVSKYEVLEGEKVVAYIHGNFRLGVLVGLSANVAGAEEAGKDVAMQIAAMNPVALDKGDVDATTIERELAIAKEQIRAEGKPEEMVEKIAQGKLNKFYKDSTLLNQEFVKDPSKTIVQFLNGVEKGLTVTAFKRVALGA, from the coding sequence ATGTCTACAGTACAAATTTCTGCATCAGACGTAAACAAACTGCGCCAGCAAACCGGTGCAGGTATGATGGACTGCAAAAAAGCCCTTACCGAAACCAACGGCGACTTTGAAGCAGCTATTGACTATTTAAGAAAAAAAGGCGCTAAAGTAGCAGCTAGCCGTCAAGACAGAGAATCTAACGAAGGTGTGGTTATTGCCCGTACTTCTGAGGATGGCAAACGTGGCGTAATTATATCTTTAAACTGCGAAACCGACTTTGTGGCTAAAAATGCTGAGTTTATTGCGTTTGCTAACGCTATTGCAAACGGGGCAGTACAACACCTACCGGCTACTATTGACGATTTAAACAACCTGGAAATCGATACCGAAACTTCACGTGTTAAAATTGGTGAAGCTATTACTGACATGACCGGTAAAATCGGCGAGAAAATCGGTGTATCTAAATACGAAGTATTAGAAGGCGAGAAAGTAGTTGCTTACATCCACGGTAACTTCCGTTTAGGTGTATTGGTTGGCTTAAGCGCTAATGTTGCAGGTGCAGAAGAAGCCGGTAAAGACGTGGCGATGCAAATTGCGGCCATGAACCCTGTTGCTTTAGATAAAGGTGATGTTGACGCTACTACTATTGAGCGTGAATTAGCTATTGCTAAAGAGCAAATCCGCGCTGAAGGCAAGCCCGAAGAAATGGTAGAAAAAATTGCTCAGGGTAAACTGAACAAATTTTATAAAGATTCTACATTGTTAAATCAGGAGTTTGTAAAAGACCCGTCTAAAACTATTGTTCAGTTTTTAAACGGTGTTGAAAAAGGTTTAACGGTAACCGCATTTAAGCGAGTTGCTTTAGGAGCTTAA
- the nagA gene encoding N-acetylglucosamine-6-phosphate deacetylase, giving the protein MLTALYNTQIVTGGAITSGKAVIIDQDKILAVVNEQDIPAGAQLIDLKGDYIAPGLLDLQIYGAGGALFGGLPSEAALRQMEVALLQQGCTGFFATVATNSEEVVLKAIDAAKLYSKQAVGNFLGLHLEGPYLNAARKGAHPEKYIKKATLTEVKSWIELANGEIKMMTVAPELQDEEVIDYLRSQNIILSSGHSNATYEQGKQFLNQSIPAVTHLYNAMPPIHHREPGIIPAIFEEQPYTSIVADGIHVSYPMIKLAKRNLGNKLFLITDAVTEATEGTYQHQYKDNRYVMPDGTLSGSALSMLQAVANCVNFAGIELSEAINMASLYPAQLANLSTKGKVEAGFEADLIIFDAGLNHKFTVFKGKVHN; this is encoded by the coding sequence ATGTTAACAGCGTTATACAACACTCAAATTGTAACCGGTGGTGCCATCACCTCAGGTAAAGCTGTTATTATTGATCAGGATAAGATATTAGCTGTTGTTAACGAACAGGACATACCGGCCGGTGCACAGCTGATTGACCTGAAAGGCGACTACATAGCGCCTGGACTACTCGACTTACAAATTTACGGTGCAGGCGGTGCCTTATTCGGCGGGTTACCCAGTGAGGCGGCCTTGCGGCAAATGGAAGTTGCACTGCTGCAACAAGGGTGTACAGGGTTTTTTGCCACTGTGGCAACTAATAGTGAAGAGGTTGTTTTAAAGGCAATTGATGCTGCCAAGTTGTATAGTAAGCAGGCTGTAGGTAACTTTTTGGGTTTGCACTTAGAAGGCCCGTATCTTAATGCCGCACGAAAAGGCGCTCATCCCGAAAAGTATATCAAGAAAGCTACATTAACAGAGGTTAAAAGCTGGATTGAACTGGCTAACGGCGAAATTAAAATGATGACTGTGGCGCCTGAATTGCAGGATGAAGAAGTTATTGACTATCTGCGTAGCCAAAATATCATCCTGTCATCCGGCCATAGCAATGCAACTTATGAGCAGGGTAAACAGTTTTTAAATCAAAGCATCCCGGCAGTAACACACCTGTATAATGCCATGCCGCCCATTCATCATCGCGAACCGGGCATTATCCCGGCTATTTTTGAAGAACAGCCTTATACGAGTATAGTGGCCGACGGTATCCATGTTTCGTACCCCATGATTAAACTGGCTAAGCGTAATTTAGGTAACAAATTGTTTTTAATTACTGATGCCGTTACTGAGGCAACTGAAGGTACTTACCAGCACCAGTATAAAGACAATCGGTACGTAATGCCCGATGGTACGCTATCCGGTTCGGCACTAAGCATGTTACAAGCCGTAGCTAATTGCGTAAATTTTGCGGGTATCGAATTGAGCGAGGCTATCAATATGGCTTCATTGTATCCGGCGCAATTAGCTAATTTATCAACTAAAGGAAAAGTAGAAGCCGGATTTGAGGCAGATTTGATTATTTTTGATGCCGGGCTTAATCATAAATTTACCGTATTTAAAGGTAAAGTACACAACTAA
- the pyrH gene encoding UMP kinase produces the protein MKYNRILLKLSGESLMGARQYGIDNARVLQYAHDIKTVCDAGIEVAIVVGGGNIFRGLSAEKSGMERAQADYMGMLATVINCMALQSALEGIGVDTRLQSAIKMEQICEPYIRRRAMTHLETGKVVIFGAGTGNPYFTTDTAASLRAIEIKADVVLKGTRVDGIYTADPEKDPTATRYDEVSFDEVYSKGLNVMDMTAFTLCQENKLPIIVFDMNKEGNFLKIAQGEKVGTLVK, from the coding sequence ATGAAGTACAACAGAATTTTACTGAAGCTAAGCGGCGAATCGTTAATGGGCGCAAGGCAATACGGTATTGATAATGCACGTGTGCTGCAATACGCACATGATATTAAAACTGTTTGTGATGCCGGCATTGAAGTAGCCATTGTTGTGGGCGGAGGTAACATTTTTAGGGGATTAAGCGCCGAAAAATCGGGTATGGAGCGTGCGCAAGCTGATTATATGGGTATGCTGGCCACCGTAATTAATTGTATGGCTTTGCAAAGTGCCTTAGAAGGTATTGGCGTAGATACCCGTTTGCAATCGGCCATTAAAATGGAGCAGATTTGTGAGCCTTATATCCGTCGCCGCGCCATGACTCATTTAGAAACCGGCAAAGTAGTCATCTTTGGTGCAGGTACAGGTAACCCTTACTTTACTACCGATACTGCTGCTTCGCTACGTGCTATCGAAATTAAGGCAGATGTTGTGTTAAAAGGTACACGTGTAGACGGTATTTACACCGCCGACCCGGAAAAGGACCCTACCGCTACCCGTTATGATGAGGTAAGCTTTGATGAGGTTTACAGCAAAGGGTTGAATGTAATGGATATGACTGCGTTTACGTTATGCCAGGAAAACAAATTGCCCATCATCGTATTTGATATGAACAAAGAGGGTAATTTCTTAAAGATTGCCCAAGGTGAGAAAGTAGGCACTTTAGTAAAATAA
- the frr gene encoding ribosome recycling factor — MSELIKKQLNDAKSLMDKAISHTDNELSKIRAGKASPAMLDGLVVDYYGTPTPLSQIGNVNTPDARTIVIQPWEKSLLVPIEKAIKESSLGFNPQNDGSIIRINVPPLTEERRRELVKRLKSEAENGKVAIRNIRKDINDKIKKLKTEGVSEDEIKVGEADVQKLVDTYIVKVDQLSDAKEKDIMTV; from the coding sequence ATGAGCGAACTCATTAAGAAACAACTGAATGATGCCAAGTCTTTGATGGACAAAGCTATAAGTCATACAGATAACGAGTTATCAAAGATACGTGCTGGCAAAGCCAGTCCGGCTATGCTGGATGGTTTAGTGGTAGATTACTATGGTACCCCTACGCCATTAAGCCAGATAGGTAACGTAAATACCCCGGATGCACGTACTATCGTAATCCAGCCGTGGGAAAAATCGTTACTGGTGCCTATCGAAAAAGCAATTAAAGAATCATCGTTAGGTTTTAACCCTCAAAACGATGGCAGTATTATCCGTATTAATGTACCGCCACTAACCGAAGAGCGTCGTCGTGAGTTGGTTAAACGTTTAAAAAGTGAGGCCGAAAACGGTAAAGTAGCCATCCGTAATATCCGTAAAGATATTAATGATAAAATTAAGAAATTAAAAACCGAAGGCGTTTCTGAAGACGAAATTAAAGTAGGAGAGGCCGACGTGCAGAAACTGGTTGATACTTACATTGTAAAGGTAGATCAACTGTCCGACGCAAAAGAGAAAGACATTATGACGGTTTAA